Below is a genomic region from Chloroflexota bacterium.
GCTCCGCCTACGTGGACGGTCGCATCCAAATCTCTGTACCTGCGCTGCTGGTCTACGAGTTGGCGAACGTTTTGCGCTACAAGGATGAGCTCACGACCCTCCAGGTGGGGGATGCCGTACGGAGCCTGTTTGACATGGGCATGGAGTGGGTTCCTCCCACAGCGGCGACCATGCGTCGGGCAGTGGAAATCGCTCGTCAGTTTGACGTAACGGTCTACGATGCCGTCTTTGCCGCTGTGGCCGAGAATAGCGCGGCGGTCTTCGTTACGGCGGACGAGCGGCTGGCCCGCAGGCTTGCCACCTTGCCTTTTGTCCGGTACCTCGGCGATGTAGAGACAGATGGAGACGCCTGATTCTGAGACGCTCCGAGTTTGCGCGACGGTCTGAGGACACACGGAATGGACGTGGAGCCGATGCTGGTGGAGACGATCCCGCTGCCTGCGGCGGTGCCGGGGGATGGGGCGGTGGGGTGTATAGTGGGGGAAGGTAACCCTTACTGACCTTCCCCCACATGACACGATGCTATGGATTGGTGATGTCGAGCCTTCCAGGCTGAGATACCTGGATCCAGTAGCCCCTTCCTGGCTCTAGCATAGCCAAGTCATTCACAGGTGGTGGCGCTGCGGGATCATACAGCTTCCACGGGTCACCTGCATCGGCTGCATGGTAGGCATAAACCTGGACATATTTCCCGGCGATACTGGTGAGCGCCTCCGTGATCGGCCTTGTCTGGGTGCTTGCGTAGCCGACCAGATTCCATCCTGTCACGAGTGGGATAGAGGATAACGCCTGTATCTGTCCCACCAGCGTGAGGGTAGTTGCATCTGTTGCATGAATCCAGAGGCCCATGCTCTCCGTGATGTTGGACAGGGTGTTGGCGTAAGGCGGCGCGTCAGGATTGTATTTCTTCCAGGGATTGCTCGTGCTTGCGGCGTCATAGGCCCATACCATATCATAGTGGCCGGTGATGGAGGCCAGCACAGCAGCGGCGTCGGTGTTGGGCGGACGCACGGGAATAGACACCAGGTTCCATCCAGGATAGAGGCGCACGGTTGCCTGAGTGTTGTATCCCGCTACGACCCCACTACTTGCTCCTGCCTCGCTCCACAAGCCACCTTCGTTGCGGGCTCGGACGGAGACGTAGTAGGACTGCCCAGGTACCAGATTCAGCCCTGACCGAATGGTTTCGGTCATGCTGCTGTTGGTCCAGTTCACAACGTCTGTGCCTCCAGGTGTCGTCCCGATGGCGTAGCGGTACAGTGTAATTGCAGAGTCTGGGTCGGTGACAGACCATCTGGCGCCTAGCATCATATTGGTGCCGTCGTTCCAAGCCATAACATCTGGGGCGGGTGGGGGTGTGGTGTCGGCAATGGAGCCCGCGTAGTCCACCGTAAAGGTGTATGTTGAGTTGGGCGCGATTGCCATGCCGTCGGGGGTCCTAGCGCCAAAGACGACAGCCGCATAGGTACGCCGAGGTATCAATGATGTGACGTCGTACGATACGCTGTACTGCCGCGGGCTTTGCCATGCGGAGTTCTTGTCTGCCGCATAGTCCACATGCAACTGGCGGTACGTGACGACCAGCTTCCACGGCTCGCTGTCGCTCTTCACAACATGCCACAGGTTTCCCCACATGTCCTCATTTGGAGCTCTGTTCGGTGTCCACCATGAGCCAGATAGGGGCGCCCCCGTATAGGGCGCCCAGGTCCCATTGGTGAGCAGCACATCTACGGTCTTGGAGCATGTGTGGTCGACCCGCGTTGATTCAACATAGGTGTTGCCGACCGAATCAAACCACATGTCAGTGACCCACCAGCCAAGTTGTGTGCCTGCCGGGACGCTCGGGGCATGGAAGTACGATTCCGTACCACCTGGGCTAACCCTCAATACATTGCCAGCATTATCTCCCAAGTATATGTTCCCACACATGTCCTTTGTCCCACTGACATAGCGGCCAGTGGCGCGTGTGTGCCAACCGTCAAGGTCTAGTACTCCCCAACCGGACGGAAGCCAACTCGGACAGACATGCTCACTGCACTGCCACAGACAGTAATCAGAGGTACCAAGGTATACCCTGTCTCCGTCCACGACCAGAGCGCCTTCATTCCAGGGTGAGCCACCAATCTGCGTTGCGAAAGTATCCACGATCCCTAGCCCGCTCCTATTGAAGCCCACGGTCGGAGTCTGACTTGTGTCCATGTCTCGGCTGAATGCTACTTCAAACGTCACGGTCTGAATACCCACCGGGCTCTCGGGTGTCACGGTGATGGCTCTCACATAAGCCGGGGCGTCGGCCACAGGACTGGTCAGGACTGGGGTGTACGTAACTGGCCCCTTAGTGTAGTCTACGTTGAAATCATAGACCCGGGTACCAATGGCTCTTACATCCGTCGTACCCCACCAATTCTTCGACGCGTCGACGTACTGCCCAGAAGGGTTGTCGTTGTATAGATCATACGTACCAGTGTTGAACTCAAAATTGTTCCCCTCAATCTGAACAGGTATGCCTGCGCCTACGTAGAGGGCATTGCCCTTGTTGCCTGTCAATGTGTTGCTGATCACTGTTGCCGTCCCCACGCGCAGCCCATCGCCGTCGTTGTTAGCGACTAGATTGCCCCGCACTAACCCGGCATAGACAATCATTCCGGCTCCCGCACTCCCTACAACTCGGTTTGCAGTTACCGTCACGGTGCCGCTCGTCTGGATTCCTACCCCTGGGGCCTGCTCAATATCGTTGCCTTGCAGTGTGCTACCATCTCCGGCGATTACACGACCTCCCCGCAACGTGTTGGAAACCACCATCCCCGAAGTCAAGGCGATGCTGCCTCGCGTCACGTAGCTGTCGCTAACCATACCGCTGCCCAGAGTGATGTTGCCGTTCGTGACCGTCGTGTTCACCACCGACCCGCTACCCAGGCTGACTGTCCCACCTGCCGTGCTGTTCTCCACCACACCACCGCCGCTGATGGTGATCGCACTGCCAGCGCTCGTCCCGCTCACCAGGCTACCGTCCCGGAGATTGATCGTACCGGCCACGGTGCTCGTAAGCACGTTGGATAGAGAGCCTAGACTCAGGTTCCCATCGCTGATAGTGCTGCGCCAGACGTGTCCAGCTCCCGTGGCAGATACGCTACCTTTGACATCGCTGTCTAATAGCCAAAACGCGGTGCTGCCCAACGTACAGTTGATGCCACCCCCGTCTGTTGTGAGAGATGCGAGGTAGGGGGTTGCGCCACTGCACTCTATGCCGTTGGAAGCCCCCTGTATTCGTACACAACGAAGAATGCTTCCGGATTGATAGACGCCAGCCCCATCTGAGACAGCATCGGCACTCGGATCATCGAAATAGATTCGGCTCCACGAGCCTTCGGAGGAATAGGGCATGAAGACGATGGGCTGCTCCGCTGAGCCGTCCGCGACCAGCGTGCCTCCTACATTCAGCGCATAGTTACCATTGAACTTCACCTCAGTTCCTGGCTGAATCGTGAGCGTGAACCCTGGAGCAATGCCAACGTTGCCGTTGACTACATAAACCTTGTCGCTTGTCCAAATCGTGTCAGTGGCAATTGTCCCGGAAACCAGCTGCTCGCTGCTTCGTGTGGTCACTGTGAAGGTCAGTGTGGTGGTATACCCGCCATTGGCAGCAAGCGCCAGAGAGAATGGTATGGAATGGTTGTAGCCCGCACCTGCGGCAATCGTGATCGTGAAGGGAGTGCCATTCGCGACCGTTTGGCCTGATAGGATGCTCCCGAAATCGGCCGAGCCGTTCACAACAGCGACGTAAGGGTCGTCTGTGGTGAGCGTACCGATCACGCCCTCCGTATCCGCCCAGTCATTGCGCACCGAGACCTCAAGGCTAGACGAGGTGCCAAAGTCCGGGTGCCCGTTGGACGTGCCATTCGCGCTGTACCCTGCATACACCAGAATTGGGCTAGGCGGCAGAATCATTCTGCCGGCATTGGCCCGCCCACTCCCCAGCTCCCCTTCGTAGCCCGGGTTCAGCGTGTCAATCGGGTCTGCAGTGTGAGTCAGCTGCGAGCGGACCATGGCCGGTGTCCAGTCAGGATGCATGGACAGCAATAGCCCGACCAGCCCTGACACCAGGGGGGCGCCCACGGAAGTGCCAGAGGTATTGGAATAGTCACCACCAAGGGCGGTCGTCAAGATGTCCTCATCGGGTGCAGAGATGTCCACCCACGTCCCGTAGTTCGAAAAGGAGGAGCGCGTGTCCGCATTGGTGGTGCCGGCAACTGCGAGTGCGTTGGCGTACGCGGCAGGGTAGAACGGAGCGCTGGTGCTGTCGTTGCCTGCCCCGCCCACGACGACTGCCCCCAGGCTCTCGGCATAGTCCACCGCGTCTCGCAGGACATTGGAGAAAGAGTAGCCGCCCAGGGAGATGTTTATGATCCTGGCCCCCTTGTTTGCAGCATAGATCACGCCGGCGGCGATGTCAGAGTAGTTGGCAGCCCCAGAGGGCTGCATCACTTTCACTGGCATAATCCTGCAGCTACCGCAGACGCCAGCGATGCCAATGCCATTGTCCCTTCGCGCCGCGGCCACCCCCGCAACGAGCGAACCGTGTCCGCTCCAGTCGGACACGTCCTCGGTGTCCGACACGAAGTTCCAGCCGTTGACATCGTCCACATAGCCATTGTTGTCGTCGTCTACGCCATTGTTGGGGATCTCGCCAGGGTTCGTCCACAGATTGGACATCAGATCGGTGTGGGAGAGATCAACCCCTGAATCAACAATAGCGATGATGACCAATGGGCTCCCGCCATGTGCATCCCACGCGTCCTCAATGTGCACCTTCGCAAGGTTCCATTGCTGTCTATACAGAGGGTCGGAGACGTAGGGAGTAGGTGTGACGGTGGGTGTGTTAGTGGGAGTCAGGGTTGGTGTGGGCGTTGGTGTGTTGGTCGGTGTTGCCGTTGGTGTATCGGTCGGCGTATTGGTTGGTGTCTCAGTGGGTGTGTCTGTGGGCGTGCGCGTGGGCGTCTCAGTCGGTGTCTCCGTGGGTGTCGGAGTGGGCGTTGGCTCGGTGATTGTGATAAGAAGCGAGTACGGGGTGTACGCATCGTAGGCGTGGTTGTATCCGACCACCCGAACATAGAAGTAGCCAGTCACGGCAGCCGCGCTGTAGTCAATGGTCTCATCTGCCAGACCAGCATACCTACTGGACGCGACTTCAGCCTCGCTAGGGTCATAAAGGAAGAGATCGTAGTCGGCAGGAAGGTCAGTGAGATCAACCTGAATGCGCGAGTAGTTGGTCTCTACATCGACCTTGAAGAAATCTGCGTCTGTATCAGTGCTGATGTACGCTTGATAGACGGTGCTCGCGGTGATTGTATATGCCTGAGAGAAGCTATCGTTTGGCTCGTAGGGATCATTGGGGGGCTCCTGAATCGCATAGGCGATG
It encodes:
- a CDS encoding PIN domain-containing protein codes for the protein MAKKVMLSFPDEFLAEVDRVAREEQRSRSELVREVARGARMNAHVVPDTSVVVKWLRQGEILADHALALRSAYVDGRIQISVPALLVYELANVLRYKDELTTLQVGDAVRSLFDMGMEWVPPTAATMRRAVEIARQFDVTVYDAVFAAVAENSAAVFVTADERLARRLATLPFVRYLGDVETDGDA
- a CDS encoding S8 family serine peptidase, which gives rise to MLVKFRPGVELQASSGKVQANDAELSAVLRQVDAISVQRVFPDFAPSGDALQKLPASAYAALHSVYLLTLRPSVNVLDAVEILNRDPRVVYAEPDYIAYAIQEPPNDPYEPNDSFSQAYTITASTVYQAYISTDTDADFFKVDVETNYSRIQVDLTDLPADYDLFLYDPSEAEVASSRYAGLADETIDYSAAAVTGYFYVRVVGYNHAYDAYTPYSLLITITEPTPTPTPTETPTETPTRTPTDTPTETPTNTPTDTPTATPTNTPTPTPTLTPTNTPTVTPTPYVSDPLYRQQWNLAKVHIEDAWDAHGGSPLVIIAIVDSGVDLSHTDLMSNLWTNPGEIPNNGVDDDNNGYVDDVNGWNFVSDTEDVSDWSGHGSLVAGVAAARRDNGIGIAGVCGSCRIMPVKVMQPSGAANYSDIAAGVIYAANKGARIINISLGGYSFSNVLRDAVDYAESLGAVVVGGAGNDSTSAPFYPAAYANALAVAGTTNADTRSSFSNYGTWVDISAPDEDILTTALGGDYSNTSGTSVGAPLVSGLVGLLLSMHPDWTPAMVRSQLTHTADPIDTLNPGYEGELGSGRANAGRMILPPSPILVYAGYSANGTSNGHPDFGTSSSLEVSVRNDWADTEGVIGTLTTDDPYVAVVNGSADFGSILSGQTVANGTPFTITIAAGAGYNHSIPFSLALAANGGYTTTLTFTVTTRSSEQLVSGTIATDTIWTSDKVYVVNGNVGIAPGFTLTIQPGTEVKFNGNYALNVGGTLVADGSAEQPIVFMPYSSEGSWSRIYFDDPSADAVSDGAGVYQSGSILRCVRIQGASNGIECSGATPYLASLTTDGGGINCTLGSTAFWLLDSDVKGSVSATGAGHVWRSTISDGNLSLGSLSNVLTSTVAGTINLRDGSLVSGTSAGSAITISGGGVVENSTAGGTVSLGSGSVVNTTVTNGNITLGSGMVSDSYVTRGSIALTSGMVVSNTLRGGRVIAGDGSTLQGNDIEQAPGVGIQTSGTVTVTANRVVGSAGAGMIVYAGLVRGNLVANNDGDGLRVGTATVISNTLTGNKGNALYVGAGIPVQIEGNNFEFNTGTYDLYNDNPSGQYVDASKNWWGTTDVRAIGTRVYDFNVDYTKGPVTYTPVLTSPVADAPAYVRAITVTPESPVGIQTVTFEVAFSRDMDTSQTPTVGFNRSGLGIVDTFATQIGGSPWNEGALVVDGDRVYLGTSDYCLWQCSEHVCPSWLPSGWGVLDLDGWHTRATGRYVSGTKDMCGNIYLGDNAGNVLRVSPGGTESYFHAPSVPAGTQLGWWVTDMWFDSVGNTYVESTRVDHTCSKTVDVLLTNGTWAPYTGAPLSGSWWTPNRAPNEDMWGNLWHVVKSDSEPWKLVVTYRQLHVDYAADKNSAWQSPRQYSVSYDVTSLIPRRTYAAVVFGARTPDGMAIAPNSTYTFTVDYAGSIADTTPPPAPDVMAWNDGTNMMLGARWSVTDPDSAITLYRYAIGTTPGGTDVVNWTNSSMTETIRSGLNLVPGQSYYVSVRARNEGGLWSEAGASSGVVAGYNTQATVRLYPGWNLVSIPVRPPNTDAAAVLASITGHYDMVWAYDAASTSNPWKKYNPDAPPYANTLSNITESMGLWIHATDATTLTLVGQIQALSSIPLVTGWNLVGYASTQTRPITEALTSIAGKYVQVYAYHAADAGDPWKLYDPAAPPPVNDLAMLEPGRGYWIQVSQPGRLDITNP